CCGATGGTGGTCGGGATCAGCGCGACGATCAGCGCGACCAGGACGACCGTCGGCTGCGGGGCGCCGGCGAAGGTCGCCATCGGCTGCAGGGTCACCACGGCGATCAGGAAGACCACGGTGAGCGCGGCCAGCAGGATGGTGAGCGCGATCTCGTTCGGGGTCTTCTGCCGGGCGGCGCCCTCGACCAGGGCGATCATCCGGTCGATGAAGGACTTGCCGGGCTCGGAGGCGATCCGGACGACGATCCGGTCCGAGAGCACCTTGGTGCCACCGGTCACCGCACTGCGGTCGCCGCCCGACTCCCGGATCACCGGCGCGGACTCGCCGGTGATCGCCGACTCGTCCACGGAGGCCACGCCCTGGACGACGTCGCCGTCCCCCGGGACGATCTGCCCGGCCTCGACCACCACGTGGTCGCGAGGACGTGAGCGCGGGCCGCCCGCCCGGACGACGACGGCGCACCGCGGGGCCGGTGGGGGCCCCGCGGTGCGCCGTCCCCGCTCAGCCGAAGGAGCGCAGGCGGGTGGTGAGGTGCGCCGCCGCACCCTCCATCAGGGTGTCGGCGACGGCCTCGACCGTACGGGCCCGCCAGGAGTGCAGGGCGGTGCCGGCGACCACCTGGTTGAACGCGCCCATCGAGGGACCGCAGTGGACCAGGTAGTCGACCCTGGAGTTCCGGTCACCGGTCACCGCGAGACGGAAACCCCGCTCGAAGTATCCGCGGAACACGGCCGCCAGCTCCGCCTTGGGGTCGGCGCCGGGCGCCGCTCCCCGGACGGCTTCGCCGCCCAGGAAGCGGTCGAGCACCTGGGTCCTGGTGTCCTCGTCGAGCTCGGCCAGCGAGGTGTGCCGGCGCCACAGCTCGTGCAGCCGGGAGGCCCTGGCCGGGAAGAACAGACCGCGCTTGAGGTAGCGGGCCCGCACCCCGAACTCGAACATGTCGCCCCAGGGGGCGGTGTCCACGTCGAACTCGCGGGCCTCCTGCAGGAGGTCCTTCACCTCGGCGCTGGTGGCCGCCTCCACCGTGCACTGGTTGACCGACCCGGTCAGCACGAAGTCGGCGCCGAGCAGGAACGCGGCGGCGGCGGCCTCCGGCGTGCCGATCCCGCCGGCGCAGCCGACGTGCACCCGGTGGCCGGGCAGCGCCGCACCGTCCCGCAGGCGGAGCACGGCCGGCAGCAGGGTCAGCAGGTCGGCCGTGCTGCTCAGCCAGCCGCCGTCGGCCTCCACGCACAGGTCGTCGGCCATCGGCCGCCCGGCCGCGGCACGGGCCTCCTCCGCGGTGACCTCGCCCGCTTCGAGCAGCCGCGCGACCAGTCGCTCCGGTGGAGGCGCGAGGAACTCGGCGGCGACGTCCGTCCTGGACACCTTCGCGATGATCCGGCCGCCCTTCAACCGGAACCGCACCAGCGCCGGGGTGAGCAGCGGGAAGCCGGAGGCCTCGACCAGGTCCACTCCGTGCCGGAGCAGCAGATCCACCAGGGCGGACTCCTGCTCCGGGGCGCCGTGCCGGTAGAGCAGGTTCGCGCCGAAGGCGCCGCCCAGGCCCAGATCGCCGACCAGGCCGCGCAGCTGCTGCTCCACCTCGTCGAGTGCGAGACCGGCGGTCCCGAGGAAGCCGAGCAGTCCGGCCTTGGCGGCCGAGCGCAGCAGCTCCCGCCCGGAGACGCCGCCGTACAGCGAACCGACCAGGTAGGCGCGCCGCAGCCCGTACCGCTCACGGAAGCCGGCGGCACCGAGGCCGTCCGCGTCGATCGACGCCTCGCGCGGGGCGGACCCGAGGAGCACCGGGGCAGCGGCCGCGGGCTCCGGGCGCACGGCGGGCTCCGCGGCGCGTCCCGTGCCGGCCGGCACGGCGGGCACGGCGGCGAGGGCCGGCACGGCGGGCACGGGACGCGGTGCGGGAGCCGGGAGCGGTTCGGCGGCCGCCCTGATCCGGGCGACCAGCTTGGTGAGCACCTGGCCGGGGCCGAGCTCGGTGAACTCGAAGTCGCCGTGCCCCATCAGCCGGCGCACGGTCTCGGTCCAGCGGACCGGCGACGCGATCTGCGCCGTCAGGGTCTCCTTGACCGCGTCGGCCGCGTACGGCAGGGCGTCCACGTTGGCCAGCACCGGGACGGCCGGCGGACGCAGCGTGAAGCCCTCCAGGAAGCCGGCGAACTCCTGCGCCGTACCGCGCATGTAGCGGGAGTGGAACGGCGCGCTGACGTTGAGCCGCACCGCCCTGGCCTCGGCGGCCTCGAAGGCGGTGCAGGCGGCGTCGATCTGGTCGGCGGGGCCGGACAGCACGAACTGGTCCAGGGCGTTGTGGTTGGCCAGGTCGAGGCCGTCGAGACCGGCCTCGGCGAGGACCCGGGTGACGGTCGCCTCGTCGGTGCCGACCACCGCCGCCATCGCACCGCCGTCGGCCGCGGCCATCAGCTCGCCGCGCCGCTGCACCAGCCGGAGCCCGGTCTCGAAGTCGAAGACCCCGGCGGCGAACAGCGCCACGTACTCGCCGAGGCTGTGGCCGATCAGGTAGTCGGCCGGCTCCGGGTCCTGGGCGAGCCGGTCCAGGTAGGACAGGGCGCTGACCACGTAGAGCGCGGGCTGGGTGAACTGGGTGCGGCCGAGCCGGCGCTCCGGGTCGAGGACGCAGAGCTCCTCGATCGAGTAGCCGAGCACGCGGTCCGCGACCGCGGTCTGCTCGGGGAACCGCTCGAACAGCGCCTTGCCCATCCCCCGCTGCTGGGAGCCCTGCCCCGGGAAACCGTAGACCTTCATGCCGTGTGCCTTCCTTGGTGTCTTCGGTGCGGCGAGCGTCCTGGCTCTGGCCAGCAGCCCCGGGTCGTGCCCGAACGGGCTGAGCAGAGCCAGGGATTCGGAACGCGTCCCCGCCGGGAGGTTGTTGCGCACGAAGTTGTGGAGGGTGCCCGAGGGGCCGAGGTCCAGGTAGAGGAACTCGCCCCGGTCCCGCATCCCGGCCATCGTGCGCTCGAACTCGATCGGCCGGCGGGCGACCTGCCAGAAGTGCTCCGCGCTGGCCCGCTCGACCAACCGGCCGTCCACGCAGGACACCCAGGGGATCCTCGGCGGCCCGAACTCCACGCCCTCCAGGGCGTCCCGGCACTCGACGAGCACGTGGTCCATCAGACCGGAGTGGTAGCCGTACTCGACCGGTACCCGCTGGTACAGCACGTCGGCGGCGCGCAGCCCCGTCTCGGCCGCGGCCAGCGCCTCCTCCGTACCGGCCACCACGAAGTGGCCCGGGTAGTTGCGGGCCGCGATCTCGCATCCGCGCAGCGCAGGCACCCGATCCAGCACCTCCGGCCCGGCGAGCACGGCGAGCATGCCGCCGCGCGGGCCGGCCCGCAGGCCGGCGGCCTGCCGGACCAGCAGTCGCAGGCAGTCGGCCGGGTCGATGCTGCCCGAGACGGCGGCCGCCGCGTACTCGCCGAGGCTGGAGCCCAGCAGGTAGTCGGGCTCGATACCGGCCGCCCGCAGGGTCTCCGCCAGGGCGAGTTCGATCATGACGATCGCCGGGTGGGTGATCCCGGTGTCGGTGAAGGGGTCGTTCTTCCGCTTGGCCGGGTCGAACATCCGGCCGAGCACCGACTCGCCGAGGGCCTCGGCGACCACCGTGTCGTGCCGCAGCAGCGCGGCCCGGAAGACCTCGTCCTCGTCGAAGAGCTCCTTGCCCATCCGGTAGTACTGCGAGCCCTGCCCGGAGAACATGAAGACCACGGGCAGGGTCCCGGTGGGAGCCGGACCGCTCGGCGCACCGCTGCCCGCGCTCATCGCTGACTCTCCCAGAACAGGCCCGTGACGGGCACCGCGACCGGCGCCGTGACGGGCGCCTGCGGCGTGACGGGCTGCGCGGTGACGGGCCGGGGCGGGACGGGCACCGGCCCGGCCGGCGCGGCCGCGCTCCCCCGGATGACGACCCGGCGGTTCAGCGCCGGCTGCGGCAGCGGCGCCCGGGTGCCCCGGTGACCGGCCGGTGCGGGGGCGACCAGCAGGTGCGCGTTGGTGCCGCCGTCGGCGAAGCAGTTCAGCGCGGCGAGCGGGGCCGGCGCCGGCCAGGGCAGCGGCTCCCTCGGGAAGTACAGCGGCGAGGCGGCCAGGTCGAAGTGCGCCGGCGGCTGCTGCCCGGAGCCGAACGGCACCTGCTCGCGGTGGTGCAGCATCAGGACCACCTTGATGAAGGCGGCGATCCCCTCCGCCGCCAGCGGGTGGCCGATGTTCGGCTTGACCGAGCCGAGCGCCACCGGCTGCGCCGAACCGCGCCGGTAGACCGCCTCCACCGCCTTGAGTTCGAGCAGGTCGGTGACGGTCGAGCCGGAGCCGTTGGCCTCCACCCAGCCGATGTCCTGCGGCAGGTGGCCGCTGCGCGCCAGCGCCTCGACCATCACGTCCTTCTGCGCCTGGAGGTTCGGCGTGGCCGGACCGGCCGTCCGGCCGTCGTTGTTGATCGCGATGCCCTTGAGCACCGCGAGCACCTGGTCCCCGTCGGCCTGCGCCCTGGCCAGCGGCTTCAGGACGACGACGCCGACCCCCTCACCGAGCACCAGGCCGGCCGCCCTGCGGTCGAACACGTGGAACTCGGCGCCCGGGTTGAGCAGTCCGCGGCGGCCGAAGACCTGGTGGGCCCGGTCGTCCGCGAGCAGGCTCACCCCCGCGACCACGGCCGTCTCGATGTCACCCGTGCGCAGTGCCTGGGTGGCCATGTCCATCGCCACCAGGGCGGAGGAGCAGGCGGTGTCGACCACCACGCTCGGGCCGCGGAAGTCGAAGAACTGCGAGACGTTGGCGGAGAGGTAGTTCTGACCGGTGACCACCACCGGGTTCTTCGCCTGCTCCAGCAGCGCGGCGTCCGGTGTGTGGGTGGCCCGGCCGCCCACGTAGACGCCGATCCGGCGGCCCTTGAGCTCGGCCGGCCGGTAACCGGCGTGGTGGACGGCGCTGTTCACCTCCTCCAGCAGCAGCAGCGCCTGCGGGTCCATGGCCGCCACGTCCGACTCGGCGAGCAGGAAGGACTCCGGGTCGAAGCGGAGCACCTCGGCGAGCAGACCCGCGTGGTAGCCGGTCGGACGGCCGAAGCGCTGCTCGGGGATCGGGCGCAGCGCGGACCGGCCCTGCCGCAGCAACTGCCAGTACTCGTCCGCGGATCCGGCCTCGGGGAAGCGGCAGGAGAGGCCGACCACCGCGATGTCGGCGCTGGTGCGGGCCGGCTCCGCCGCGGGCGGTGCAGCGGGAGCGGCGGCGGCCGGGACGGCGTCGGTGGCCCAGGACCAGCCGGCCCCCGGGGTGGCCGGGGCCGGAGCCGGAGCCGGAGCCGGAGCCGGGGCCGGAGCCGGGGCCGGCGCAGGGGCCCCGGTGGGCACCGCCGCCGGCGCGGGGGACGCCACCGGGACGGCCGCGGGGGCCGCCGCCTCGGCGCCGCCGGTGCCCCCGCCGCCGAAGGCGGCGAGCAGCTCCTGCGGGTGCTCCTCGGCGAGGTACGCCGCGAAGGCGTCGGTGGTCGGGTGCTCCAGCAGCGCCGAGGGATCGACGGAGACGTCGAGCCGCTTGGCGACGGTCTGGACCAGCTGGGAGACCATGATCGAGTCGATGCCGTAGTCCTGCACCGGCACATCACCGGCCAGCTTGGCCCGGTCGAAGCGCAGTTCCGCCGCGAGGCGGTCCAGCAGCCAGGAGGACGCCGCGTCGACCGCGCCCCCGACCGCCCGGGGTGCGACGGCGACCGGCTCCGGGGCGGCCTGCGCGACCGGGGCCGCCTCCAGGCGACGCGCCGTCAGCCGCTCGGGACGCCAGTCGGCGTCCGGCCGCACCAGCGCCGGCAGCACCACCCGGGCCCCGCTCGCCAGCGCCCGCTCCAGCAGGGCGAGCCCCTGCTCGTCCGAGAGCGTGGCCAGCCCGGAGGCCTGGTAGGCGCCGCTGCGCGCCTCCCCCATCCCGGTGTCCTTCCAGCTCGGCCACTGCACGCTGACCAGCGGCAGCCCGTGCGGACGGGCCTCGGCGACCGCGTCCAGGTAGGCGTTGGCCAGGGCGTAGTCGCTCTGGCCGACCGCGAGCGCCGGGACGGCGGCGGCGACCGAGGAGTAGAGCACGAAGAGGCTCAGCGGCTCGTCCCGGAAGCACTCGACCAGCGCGTCCAGCCCGAAGACCTTCGGCCCGATCACCCGGGCGATGCCGGCCTGCGGCTTGCGCACGAACGCGGGGTTCTCGAAGTCGGTGAAGCCGGCGCTGTGGATCAGCCCGCCGGTCGGGCCGAGCCGCAGCCTGACGTCGGCCAGCGTCTTGGCGAGCGCCTCCGGCTCCTCCAGGGAGACCGCGAGGACCTCCAGTTCCACCCCCTGCCCGACCAGTTCGGCGAGCGGGCGGAGCTTGCGGCCGAGCGGGCCGTCGGCGGCGATGTGCGCGGCCCAGTCCGCCCGGGGCGGCAGCTCCTCGCGGCCGGTGAGGACCAGCTTGCGGACGCCGTGGCGGGCCACGAAGTGCCGGGCCGTCAGCAGCCCGATCCCCCTGGTCCCGCCGGTCACCCAGAGCACGTGTCCGGCCGGGAAGCGCGGCGCCCCGCCCGCGCCGTCCGGCAGTTCGCGCAGCTCCGCACGGAGCCGCCGGCCGTCGCGGTAGGCGATCTCGGCCGGGTCGCCCTCGTCGGCGAGCTCGTCGGCCACCCAGCGGCAGAGCTGCTCGTCCGAGGCCGGCCGTCCGACGTCCACGTGTCGCGAGCGCAGGTGGCGGTACTCGCTCTGGAGCATCCGGTACAGGCCGACGCGGGCCGCGCCGCCGAGGGAGGGCACGCCGTCGGCGCTCGCCGCCTCGGTGCCGCGTGAGACCAGCAGGGCACAGAGCTCGCGCCGGCCGCGGTCGACCAGGTGCTGGAGCCAGCTCAGCCAGGTGGGCAGCAGGGCGTGCGCGGGCGCCAGGGCCGGGTCGGCGCAGCCGGCCAGGTCGACCACCGCGTCGAAGCGGTCCCAGCGGGTGCCCTCGTCGGCGAGTTCGGCGGCGAGCTGCTCGGCGCCGAGCAGTTCGGCGGCGGGCAGCAGGGCGGCCAGCCGGGCGGCCAGCGCCTCGGTGCCGGGCACCGTCAGGACGGCGGTGCGGCCGGGCAGGGCGGTACGGCCGGCGGGCTCGGCGGCGGCCCAGCCCCTGGTCAGCAGCAGTCCTTCGGCGGTCCGGTCGGTACGCCCGGGGGCCGTCAGCGCGGCCAGCTCGGCATCCGCCGCGGCGAGCCAGATCCGGTCGCCGTCGAAGGGGTAGCCGGGCAGCGGCACCCGGCCGGGCGCGGCCCCGGGGTGCAGGGCCGCCCAGTCCACCTGGCGGCCGGTGACCCAGGCGGCGCCGTACGCGTCGGGGTCCGCCGGCAGCGGGTCGCCGGTGAGCGGCCTGCGCGGGTCGGCGACGCCGGTCCAGCTGCCGGCCGGCACGCCGCCCGCGGCGGCCTCCTCCAGCAGCGCGGCCAGCTCGGGGAGGCCGTGGAAGCGCACCGCGAGCCGGTGGGCCATCGCCTCGCGCCCCGACTGAAGCGTCCGGGCGACCTGCTGCGGCGTCCAGTCGGCGCCCTCGGCGCGCAGGTGTGCGGCGAGCCGCCGGGCC
The sequence above is drawn from the Kitasatospora sp. NBC_00315 genome and encodes:
- the fabD gene encoding ACP S-malonyltransferase; the encoded protein is MSAGSGAPSGPAPTGTLPVVFMFSGQGSQYYRMGKELFDEDEVFRAALLRHDTVVAEALGESVLGRMFDPAKRKNDPFTDTGITHPAIVMIELALAETLRAAGIEPDYLLGSSLGEYAAAAVSGSIDPADCLRLLVRQAAGLRAGPRGGMLAVLAGPEVLDRVPALRGCEIAARNYPGHFVVAGTEEALAAAETGLRAADVLYQRVPVEYGYHSGLMDHVLVECRDALEGVEFGPPRIPWVSCVDGRLVERASAEHFWQVARRPIEFERTMAGMRDRGEFLYLDLGPSGTLHNFVRNNLPAGTRSESLALLSPFGHDPGLLARARTLAAPKTPRKAHGMKVYGFPGQGSQQRGMGKALFERFPEQTAVADRVLGYSIEELCVLDPERRLGRTQFTQPALYVVSALSYLDRLAQDPEPADYLIGHSLGEYVALFAAGVFDFETGLRLVQRRGELMAAADGGAMAAVVGTDEATVTRVLAEAGLDGLDLANHNALDQFVLSGPADQIDAACTAFEAAEARAVRLNVSAPFHSRYMRGTAQEFAGFLEGFTLRPPAVPVLANVDALPYAADAVKETLTAQIASPVRWTETVRRLMGHGDFEFTELGPGQVLTKLVARIRAAAEPLPAPAPRPVPAVPALAAVPAVPAGTGRAAEPAVRPEPAAAAPVLLGSAPREASIDADGLGAAGFRERYGLRRAYLVGSLYGGVSGRELLRSAAKAGLLGFLGTAGLALDEVEQQLRGLVGDLGLGGAFGANLLYRHGAPEQESALVDLLLRHGVDLVEASGFPLLTPALVRFRLKGGRIIAKVSRTDVAAEFLAPPPERLVARLLEAGEVTAEEARAAAGRPMADDLCVEADGGWLSSTADLLTLLPAVLRLRDGAALPGHRVHVGCAGGIGTPEAAAAAFLLGADFVLTGSVNQCTVEAATSAEVKDLLQEAREFDVDTAPWGDMFEFGVRARYLKRGLFFPARASRLHELWRRHTSLAELDEDTRTQVLDRFLGGEAVRGAAPGADPKAELAAVFRGYFERGFRLAVTGDRNSRVDYLVHCGPSMGAFNQVVAGTALHSWRARTVEAVADTLMEGAAAHLTTRLRSFG